One Manduca sexta isolate Smith_Timp_Sample1 chromosome 28, JHU_Msex_v1.0, whole genome shotgun sequence DNA window includes the following coding sequences:
- the LOC115455114 gene encoding ubiquitin-like protein 5, which yields MLEVTCNDRLGKKVRVKCNPDDTVGDLKKLIAAQTGTRYDKIVLKKWYTVFKDHIKLSDYEIHDGMNLELYYQ from the exons atGCTGGAAGTTACTTGTAACGATCGTCTGGGCAAGAAGGTTCGTGTGAAATGTAATCCTGACGATACTGTAGGTGATCTGAAGAAGTTAATCGCTGCACAAACCGGTACGCGCTACGACAAAATTGTACTCAAGAAATGGTACACAGTCTTCAAAGACCATATTAAGCTGTCTGATT ATGAAATTCATGATGGGATGAACCTGGAGCTGTActatcaataa